TTGGTCCGCAGCAGGATCCGAATGGTCCCTACGCAGCCGTAGTTCCCCTCTTTGCGCAAAAGCTGCTCGCCGGCCAGGCACCCACCATCTATGGCGATGGTAAACAAACTCGCGATTTCACCTACATCGATAACGTGGTGCAAGCGAACCTACTCGCCTCGCAAGTGCCCGCAGCAGCTGGGCAAACCTTCAACGTCGGTAGCGGACAGGCCACCAGTTTGCTCGACATGCTCGGCATGCTGCAGCCCATTATCGGCACCAATCTCAAGCCCAACTTCGCCCCTTCCCGCGCGGGCGATGTGCGCGATAGCCTCGCCGATATTTCTCTCGCCCGCCAAGTGCTCGGATATAACCCGACCATTGATCTGAAAGAAGGGATGCTGCGAACCGTCGCCGCGATGAAGGGCTAACCTAAACCCACTTAGCGCGACGCGTCAGCGAGGGGACATTCGCTGCCGGGTTCTAATTCAGCCGCGCATGCTTTCTTGCGCAATTGATTGACCGTGGTCCCTCACGCCTGAACGCTGGTTCACAAAATCCCCTCGTTGACGCGTCGGGCTGTGTAAGGCGTGCAATTCGAGGCAAGAGCGGGAGTATTAAACGCCCAGCCAATTCTTTACGCCGAGGCGAAAGATGATCCAGAGCGCTGCGAGAGCTTCGCGACTGTTGATCTTCGACTGACCACGCTCGCGATCGGCGAACAGAATGGGGGACTCAGCAAACCTCGCCCCCACTCGTTTCAAGTGCCACAGAATCTCTTCTTGAAACGAGTAGCCCCGACTGCGAATCTGCTCGAACACTATTTTCTTCAGCGTAGCAACACGGAAGCAGCGGAAGGCACCGCTGCAATCGCGGGGCTTAAGTCCGAGCGAAGTGCGGGCATAAAAGTTGACTGCCTTGCTCATCAGTTGCCGTTTAAGCGGCCAATCTTTCACGCCGCCGCCGGGGCAATAGCGCGAGCCGATCATCACGTCGGTTGTTTCCATCCCTGCGATCAGTGCCGGAATGTACCGCGGATGATGACTGAAGTCGGCATCCATGTTCAGCAGGTAGTCGTAGTCGTGGGCAATTGCGTACTGCATTCCCGCAATAATCGCGGTTCCCAAGCCAAGTTTGCCAGCCCGATGCAGTACGTGCACGCGCGGGTCCGCACTTGCTCGCTCATCGGCCCACTGACCAGTTCCATCGGGCGAGTTGTCGTCGATCACGAGGATGTCGACGTGCGGCGCGACGGCAAAGATTTCATCGACCAACTGCGGTAAGTTGGCCAGTTCGTTGTACGTGGCCACACTCACGAGCGTGCGTGCCGAACTCTGCGCGGGAGGAATTTCGTCGACGGGCATGGGGAGAGTCGAAGTGGTCATCGGGCGTAGCTTCCTCAGAAGAAATCGCCCTTTTTTGTGGCGATATTTCGATTCTACGTCCGCAATTTCTCACTCCGCAAAAGTTGCTTCGCTGCCAGGCAATTCGATCCGCACAGCCCGCACATTCCGAACTGCGGCCAACGCAATCGAGTGGGGTCGGGAGTCTTCGGCGATTAATGGCTCAACGATGTGGTGGCCGGTTGCTCGCCAAAGACTCCCGACCCCGGACCAACGGTGCTTCTTAACCGCGCAGCTTGGTTGCTTCCGCTTCCATGGCCGCAATGTCTTTTTCCAGTTTGCGAACTTCTTCCACGTCGTCCATTTGCTTTTTCGCGCCCGCCAATTGCTGCTTCAGCATCGGCAGCTTCTGGCGAATCACTTCCAACCGCTTCTTGGCTTTGCCATCCATCTTCGTTGTACCTCGCACTGATTCTGATCGCTCGTCTGTTTGTAAATTACTTGACGACTTAGCCGTTTGATAGAGCCTGGCGAAAGAGCGCCAGAGAATACATCGCTTATTCGTTGGCGACAGTTGCAAACCTCGCCGAAGCATGCTTTTGCACATTCGTGCCGTCATCGGCGGCCGTGATCATCAGCGCGCTGGTTTCAGGGCAACTGTCGATGAGCTTGTTTCCCTGCTCGGGCCCCAGCACGGCAACAGCGGAGGCGAGTGCATCGGCTTCGATGCCGCGCGGGGCGATCACAGTCACGCTCAAGCGGCCGCTTAGCGGTTGGCCAGTGCGTGGGTCAATCAGGTGCGAATAGCGCCGCCCGTTCACAATCAGGTGCTGACGTGCTTCGCCCGAAGTGGAGATCGCCTGCTGTTTGAGGTAAACGAATGTCGTGGGTTCCTCGGTGGGATTGAGCGGAGCGAGGCCCACCTTCCAGCCCATTTCACCGGGGGGCGGATCACCAGCGGCGATGTCGCCGCTGGCGCGCACGAGTGCGCGGGCAATGCCACTCTTCGCCAGTGTTTTCAGCCCTTCGTCCGCCGCGAACCCCTTGGCGATGCCACCCAAGTCCAACCTCATTTTCTCGTGGTGCAAAGAGACGCGTCGCTGCTTCGAGTCGGTTTGCAGTTTTCGATAGCCGACGCTGGCAAAAGCCTCTTTCAATTGCGCTTCGTCAGGAAGTTGGTGCTGCCGACGAGCACGCCGCCACAACTTGGTGAGGGGTCCAATGGTGGCATCAAAGGCCCCGCCCGAAAGCGAAGCCACCTGCTCGGCCTTGGAAAGGACGTGGAAGAGATCGTCGCTAACCGGAACCGGTTGGGGTGTTGGCGCAGAAGCGCTCAACTTCGAGAGCTCGCTCTCCAAGTTGTAGTCGTTGAGTTTTCCATCGAGTTCGGCAATCCGGGCAAAAGCCGCAGCAATTCCCTGGTCGGCAAGCGACTTTTCGGCGGCATACACGACAATCTCAAACTCAACCCCCATATGGACTTGAGTTTGATTGAAACGGGCCAGTTCGGCAGCCTTCGCCGGTTCCCAGGGGCAAACGATGGCCCAGCAGCAGATGGCGAGGCCCAGCCATCGCTGCCCCGCAAAGTTTGCCAGGTTCATGCCAACGGTCCTCTTCGACGGGCTCACTGCAATTTGCGCAAGTTTAAGCGGAGAAACGACTTCCCTGCCGTGATTGCAGCCGCTATATTAAGCAGCTTGGCAGAAAATCTTCTCCTTACAAACTGTACCACGGCATGGCTGATACACCAAGAAAAGACCACTGGGCATCGTTGCTTGAAAGCATCGGTCTCGCTTCCTCGTCTCCAGCAGCAGCTGCTGCTGCTCCCGAGGCCCCGCCAGTCGAGCCGCCACCGGCACCTGTCGCGCCCGAGCCCGTCGCTGCTACTCCAGTGGCAGCTGCGCCAACGGTCGCTGCGCCAGCTCCGGTAGCTGAAGTTGCCAAGCCCATCGCCAAAAAGCCCGCCAAGACCTCCGGTCATTGGGGCAAACTAGCTGGCATGCTAGGACTTTCGGTCGCCCAGGCCGAACCCGAGCCAGAGCCAGAGCCTGAACCAGAGCCCGCGCCAGCGCCAGTGCCCACTCCGGTGGCCAAGGTCGAAATTCAACAACGTGAAGTCGCGCGGATGGCACCCGTCGCCGACGATCTTCCTGCCGACCTGTTTGCTCCGCCCGCACGAGCCGAAGCCGATACTCGTCCCGCACGACCAGAACGCGAAGACCGCGGGCGCGGCAATCGCGAGCGGGCAGACCGCGATCGCAGTGAGCCACGCCGCGAAAATCGTGGTGGCGAACGAGGCGAACCACGTCGCGAACGTGAGCCACGCAGCAGCGAAACACGTGAAACCCGCGAGCCTCGCGGAGCTGAACCACGCAGTGCCGAACCTCGGGCTGCCGAACCTCGCGACTCGCGCGGTCCAGATTCACGCGGGCGCGATCATCGCGGCCACGATGCCGGTCGTCGTCCCCCACGCGAGACTCCCACTCCACGTCGCGGCTTTGGCGATGGCGTGATTGAAGATTGGCCGCCAGAAACACATCCCGAGCCTGTGAGCGAAGCCGTCGATCACGAAGATGACTTTGTGCCCGCCCGCGAACCACTCGATGAACCAGCTGCCGACGATCGTTTGGGCTTTGATCGCCCGAGCGAAGAAGGTGGTGAAGGTAGCGATCCACGTCGCCGCCGCCGTCGTCGTCGCCGTGGTGGCCGCCGCGATGAAGTCGAAGCAAGTGCCGCACCGGCACGCGCGCCGCGCGACGAGGATTTCGATTTCGCACCAGTCCCCGATGCTTTTGTCGACGACGAGTTTGCTCCTGAACCCCTCGCAGATGACGACCACCTGGCTGCCGAAGATCGCCCCAGTCGGCCCGAACCACGCGAAGGCGAAAGTGAAGACCGGGGGCCGCGCCGTCGTCGCCGTCGTCGCCGTGGTGGCTCGCCGCGCGAAGAAGGTGCCGAAGCTCCCCGCAGTGCAGCACCTGCACGCAGTGTGGATCGTGACGATTCCGATTCTGATCTGGACGATGAATTCATTAGCCCGGCACCTCCCCGTCCAACTTCCGCTTCACGTGGTCGCCCCCAGCGCGACGCGCGACACAATCCCGAAGATGATGAAGTCGACGAATCCCTGGCCGCCGAGTTGGGCGAAGGGGGCGATGAGGGTGAAGAAGGCCACGCTCACAAGAAAATTCCCACCTGGCAAGATACCGTGGGAATGCTGATCGACGGCAACATGAACGCTCGCTCCGAACGGCCCGAACATCGCGGTGGCGGTGGGCGCGGTCGTCGTCCGCCAAATCGGCGATAGTTCGCACCGCTCTGTTCTGAAGTTACGATTGAGAGACAGGTAAGCCTTGCATTTGCTTTCCTGTCTCTTCACTCAAAACAATTAGCTCAGAACCTCTCCCATGTCTCGTTATCACGAGCTGCTCGAGCAATTGAGGCAGGCATTTCCGGCACCGGTTTCGAATCCGGTGCACGACGGTTATGTCGTCTTCTCGTTACTGAAAGCACTTGATCGCGTCGATGCCCTGAAGACGCAGGCTCCCATTCTGGGGACGCCGCGACTTCCCGACTATGCAGCAGCGGGCCTCTCGCAGTTGCCGGCCTGCGGCTCATCGCTGGAAGAAGTGATTCCTGAATTGGTCCGCTGCCTTGATGGCCAGCTGATCTTTGGCCATCCGCGCAGCCAGGTGAACGTCGTCGCACATCCTTCGATCGCCAGCATTATCGGCGTCGTCCTGCCGTCGATGTACAACCCGAATCTTTGCAGCGATGAAACCAATCTCGGATTCTCCGAAGCGGAAGTTCGCGTAGCCGCGATGACGGCTCAACTGGTGGGTTACGACGCGGCGAATGCCGGCGGGCTGTTCACCTTTGGCGGCACCGGCACGCTGCTGTACGGCATCAAGATCGGCCTGGAAAAGGCGATTCCGGACGTCTTCGAGCGCGGGCTTCAGCAGCCGGCGGTCGTGCTTTGTTCCCAGCAAAGCCACTATGCCGCCGCCACAGCTGCCGGCTGGCTGGGACTCGGGCAGCAAAGCGTGGTGCGAGTCAAAACGCATCCGAACAATTCACTTGAGATTGCAGCACTCGAAGTTGCCTTTCGCGACGCACATGCTGCTGGTCAGCGCATCGCCGCGATTGTGGCGACAATGGGCACGACTGATGCCTTCGGTGTCGACGACCTGGCAGGCATCTATGGCCTGCGCGAACGATTGATCGACGAGCTAAAACTCGACTATCGGCCCCACATTCATGCCGACGCGGTCATCGGCTGGGCCTGGGCGGTGTTCAACGACTACGACTTCTCCGCCAATACGCTTGGCTTTCGCGGGCGAACATTGCGGGCCCTCGCGGCCACTCAACATGCCATGCAGCACCTCAAGCTGGCAGACTCCGTTGGTATCGACTTCCATAAAACCGGGTTTGCACCTTATATCTCGTCGTTGTTCCTGCTGCGCGACCGCGCCGACTTCAGCCAGATTGTTCGCGATCGCGCGACGACTCCGTATTTGTTTCATTCGGGTGAGTATCATCCGGGGCTATTCTCGCTCGAAACATCCCGCAGCGCGACAGGGGTGATGGCAGCCCTTGCGAACCTGCTGCTCTTAGGTCGTGAGGGTTTTCAAACGCTCATTGGCCATGCTGTCGAAATGGCCGAACTGCTGCGCGAGCAGATCGGCGCTCGGCCAGAACTATCGGTGATGAACGACCAGAACTACGGGCCGGTCACGCTGTTCCGCGCTTATCCGCGCGGGACCGATACCTTCTTGGTCAAGCAGCGCGAGCAGCACGACCCGACCTATCGCGAGCAACTGCGGCAGAACAACGAGCTGAACCGGCTAATCTACGAACGGGTGCATGCAGAAGCGATGGCCGGACGCGGTGTGGCTTTGGGCTATACCGGCGAATATCGCACGGCCGATTGCGGCGAACCGATCTCCGCGCTCAAGAGTTACGTGCTATCACCCTTTGCCGACGAGGGTCGCATGGGCTCGGTCATCTCGCATGTGCTGGCAGCGCGCGAGCAGTTGCTCACCAGTTCTTAGAACGCTTGCCGAGCATACTTTCAGGTCGAGATCGGTCTCTGCTAGCGTCGATGCGGAAAGCTAGGCAGAGCGTGTGCCGTGGGAAGAAAAAATTGATGTCGACAGGTTCAGCAAACTTGGCATAATCCGCACCTGCGCTTCAACGCGCAGACCGGGTTTTTCCGATTTCATTGCTAGACACGGAACGATGTGGGGCGGCGACGAGCGTCGCAATGAGTGCGACTGTTCGGCCCACTACTGCAACTGACCCAAAACCCCCATGAGCGACGACCCAGCTGTCGCGAGAAAAGAGCACCTGTGGCCCACATTCATCCAACGGCGATTGTCGATCCCCGCGCGGAACTTGGCCAGAATGTAACCATCGGGCCGTTCTGTGTGGTCGAAGCCGAAGTGCGCATTGGCGACGATTGCAAGCTGGAAGCCCGCTCGGTGGTCAAGAATCGCACCACCATGGGTGTGAATAACGAACTGGGCGAAGGGGCCGTGCTCGGCGCGAAAGCTCAGCACCTGGTCGAAATGCAGCCCGGTGGCGTGCTGATTATCGGCGATCATAACCGCATTCGCGAAAACGCCACGTTTCATCGCGGCCACGCCAACGACGCGTCGACGGTTGTCGGCAATCACAATTTGATGATGGTCAACTCCCACGTTGGTCACGATGTGCGCATTGGCAATAACTGCGTCCTCGTAAACAACGCCATGATCGGCGGCCACTGCCACCTGGAAGATCGCGCGTACATCTCGGGCGGTGTTGGCGTTCATCAGTTCTGCCGCATCGGCCGTCTGGCCATGGTCGGCGCACTGGCCAAAATTGTGCAAGACGTGCCTCCCTTCATGATGGTCGAAGGTGGCGGTTCGACCGAAATCGTCGGCCTGAATCGCGTCGGCCTGCGGCGCAACGGTTACACTCCCGATCAAATCCTGCAACTGAAAAAAGCCTATCGCGTCATCTATCGCCAGGGTCTGCGGTGGACCGAAGTGCTGCACATTCTCAAGGCCGAGTTCAACGAAGGACCAGCTGCCGAGTTCTTCGAGTTCCTCAAACAGGGCAAGCGTGGCTTCGTCCAAGAGCGCCGCATCAGCCGCCGGGCGACACTGAAAATCGTGGGTGCCGACGAAGACGATCTCGACGAAGTCGGCGACAAGCGCGAAGCTGCCTGAAGCGCTCAGTCAGCAGGAAACTAGCCGCTACTATTCAGGCAGCGGCACCAGTTCCTGCAACATGCTAACCGCGATCGCCTGAAACACCGGCTCGCGGCGTTCGAACTCGCGGCTTTCTGCCTGATAGTGCCAAATCAGCGTCGCTGAAGGGGTGCGCAAGGTCCGAATTCTGGCTTCGACCAGCAGGTCGAGATAGAAGAAGGCCAGGTCGACTCCCTTGGTCTTGGCATCGCCGATGATCTCTTCCCGCGGCAGCACTTCAATTTCTTTATACTCGGCTTCGAGGCTTTCGCAGATCTCTTTGACCTTCGGCCGCACTTCGTGGCCGGGCGGATAGATGTACAGCGTCCAGTAGGCCGTTTCTTCGCTTTGCAGAGTGAAGGCGTAGGGCTGTCCCTCTGCATCGAGATCGGTGATTTGCCAATTCTCGGGGTACATCAACTTGACCCCGAACTTTTCGAAAACCGCCGGCATATTCAGCTACCAATAACGAGCAAACGAAACCTCAAACACCATTGCCAACCTAACCCGCGTGTTGCCAGCTGAATAGTGCCCGGTGCTGGCAGGCTGTTCGCTGTCGCTAGCAATTGGCCGCGCGGTTCTTCTTCTTTTCAATTCGCCGAGAATTTGTTATTCCCCGTTACTACCGGTTCCGACCTTTCCGCGCTCAATGATTGATCGCGGCCTGCCGATACCATCGATACCCGGCAGTAGGTCTTGAAGTTCCATTCAGCAGACAGGCACGGATGCCCAAGTCGTTTCCGCCTTGCACGACGCTGCGCGAGCGCGCTCCTCACAGGTGTGCCTGCGGGATCGTTGTTTCTATGCTGATCGCTGCCGGGCTGGTCGGTTGTCGCTCGCTGCCTTGCAAGAAGGAATCGGACGAGACCATTTCCCTCACGCGGCAACTCTCGCTGCGGGGAAAAGACGCTCAGCAAAAGGGACGTTGGGATCAGGCCGAGACCTACTTCGCGCAGGCCGTGCAGAATTCACCCAAGGACGAACGGGCCCGGTGCGGTTATGCCGAATCGCTCTGGCGTCGTGGTGCTCAAGACCAGGCTGTCAGTCACATGGTCGAAGCTGTCAAGCTTTCGGGTGACGATCCCGAACGGCTAGTGCAGCTTGGGCAGATGTATCTAGAGCAGAACAATCTTCCGGCAGCTGGTCGCCAGGCAGACAAAGCGATTATCGCGAACAAGCATCTGCCGAGCGCTTGGGCGCTGCGCGGCAACGTGCACCGAGCCGCTGGCCAGCGAGAAGAAGCGCTGGCCGCCTATCACCGGGCGCTCAGTTATCACCCCCACTTTCCCGAAGTGCAGGTGGCTCTCGCCGAGATTTATAGCCAAAGTCATCGTCCGCAACGTGCGCTCGCAACGTTGCAGTCGTTGTCCGATCAGTTCCCGCCGGGATCTGTTCCCGCCGATGTGCTTTTTCGGCAAGGTCTGGTGCTGCGGCAGTTGAATCGCAATCACGATGCGGCCGAATGCCTGGCCAAGGCCGCCAATCAGGGCCAGCCGTCGGCAGAGCTTTTGTACGAACTGGCCCAAACGCGGATGGCAATTGGCGATCAGACTGGCGCAGCGATCGCTTTGAATGGCGCGCTGCAGATTGATCCGCGCCATGCCAGTTCGCTGCAGATGCAAAGCGAACTTTCTCTCCAGCAAAAGCGGCTCACGGCCGCTTTGATGCCGGTCAACATCGAGCGTTAAACCGCTCCGTCAAACTAGCCCCGCCCAGCAGTTGCCGGACGTCGCTTGCTCTTGAACTTGAACTTACTGGCGCCCCCAAACGACTTGGCCGGTCGATCGCCCTGCGGACGTGGACCATTGCTGGGGCGCGATTCACCAGAACGCGATTCGCTGGATCGCTGGGGCCGCTCGGCACCGAACGGACGTTCGCTCCGCGACCGACTTTGATCGGCCGAAGGACGATCGCCTTGCGGGCGATCCTTCTGAGGGCGATCTCCGCCAAAACTGCTCGGCCGACCTTCACGGGGCGGTGCCGATCGGTCGCCGCCATTGCTGGCTGGACCGCGCGACGACTTGCCGAATGGCTTGCGATTACGAACAGCACCACCGAAGCGGAACTTACCGGGTGGATTGGCCGGAGCCGACTTCACCTGGGCAGCTTGCAGAACTTCGACACCGTCCGGATGATCTTTCTGCACGTCCAAGCGGCGATTGATCAGCCGTTCGATATCGCGCAGTTCGGTCCGTTGTTCCTGATCGCAGAACGAAATCGCCAGACCAGCAGCCCCCGCGCGGCCGGTGCGGCCAATGCGGTGAACGTAGGTCTCTGGTTCGTTCGGCAGATCGAACTGAATCACGTGCGTGATGTTATCGACATCGATACCGCGTGCGGCGACATCGGTGGCCACGAGCACTTGAATCTGGTTCGACTTGAACGCG
Above is a window of Anatilimnocola aggregata DNA encoding:
- a CDS encoding polyprenol monophosphomannose synthase codes for the protein MTTSTLPMPVDEIPPAQSSARTLVSVATYNELANLPQLVDEIFAVAPHVDILVIDDNSPDGTGQWADERASADPRVHVLHRAGKLGLGTAIIAGMQYAIAHDYDYLLNMDADFSHHPRYIPALIAGMETTDVMIGSRYCPGGGVKDWPLKRQLMSKAVNFYARTSLGLKPRDCSGAFRCFRVATLKKIVFEQIRSRGYSFQEEILWHLKRVGARFAESPILFADRERGQSKINSREALAALWIIFRLGVKNWLGV
- a CDS encoding FAD:protein FMN transferase, whose protein sequence is MNLANFAGQRWLGLAICCWAIVCPWEPAKAAELARFNQTQVHMGVEFEIVVYAAEKSLADQGIAAAFARIAELDGKLNDYNLESELSKLSASAPTPQPVPVSDDLFHVLSKAEQVASLSGGAFDATIGPLTKLWRRARRQHQLPDEAQLKEAFASVGYRKLQTDSKQRRVSLHHEKMRLDLGGIAKGFAADEGLKTLAKSGIARALVRASGDIAAGDPPPGEMGWKVGLAPLNPTEEPTTFVYLKQQAISTSGEARQHLIVNGRRYSHLIDPRTGQPLSGRLSVTVIAPRGIEADALASAVAVLGPEQGNKLIDSCPETSALMITAADDGTNVQKHASARFATVANE
- a CDS encoding pyridoxal phosphate-dependent decarboxylase family protein; amino-acid sequence: MSRYHELLEQLRQAFPAPVSNPVHDGYVVFSLLKALDRVDALKTQAPILGTPRLPDYAAAGLSQLPACGSSLEEVIPELVRCLDGQLIFGHPRSQVNVVAHPSIASIIGVVLPSMYNPNLCSDETNLGFSEAEVRVAAMTAQLVGYDAANAGGLFTFGGTGTLLYGIKIGLEKAIPDVFERGLQQPAVVLCSQQSHYAAATAAGWLGLGQQSVVRVKTHPNNSLEIAALEVAFRDAHAAGQRIAAIVATMGTTDAFGVDDLAGIYGLRERLIDELKLDYRPHIHADAVIGWAWAVFNDYDFSANTLGFRGRTLRALAATQHAMQHLKLADSVGIDFHKTGFAPYISSLFLLRDRADFSQIVRDRATTPYLFHSGEYHPGLFSLETSRSATGVMAALANLLLLGREGFQTLIGHAVEMAELLREQIGARPELSVMNDQNYGPVTLFRAYPRGTDTFLVKQREQHDPTYREQLRQNNELNRLIYERVHAEAMAGRGVALGYTGEYRTADCGEPISALKSYVLSPFADEGRMGSVISHVLAAREQLLTSS
- the lpxA gene encoding acyl-ACP--UDP-N-acetylglucosamine O-acyltransferase, with protein sequence MAHIHPTAIVDPRAELGQNVTIGPFCVVEAEVRIGDDCKLEARSVVKNRTTMGVNNELGEGAVLGAKAQHLVEMQPGGVLIIGDHNRIRENATFHRGHANDASTVVGNHNLMMVNSHVGHDVRIGNNCVLVNNAMIGGHCHLEDRAYISGGVGVHQFCRIGRLAMVGALAKIVQDVPPFMMVEGGGSTEIVGLNRVGLRRNGYTPDQILQLKKAYRVIYRQGLRWTEVLHILKAEFNEGPAAEFFEFLKQGKRGFVQERRISRRATLKIVGADEDDLDEVGDKREAA
- a CDS encoding tetratricopeptide repeat protein produces the protein MLIAAGLVGCRSLPCKKESDETISLTRQLSLRGKDAQQKGRWDQAETYFAQAVQNSPKDERARCGYAESLWRRGAQDQAVSHMVEAVKLSGDDPERLVQLGQMYLEQNNLPAAGRQADKAIIANKHLPSAWALRGNVHRAAGQREEALAAYHRALSYHPHFPEVQVALAEIYSQSHRPQRALATLQSLSDQFPPGSVPADVLFRQGLVLRQLNRNHDAAECLAKAANQGQPSAELLYELAQTRMAIGDQTGAAIALNGALQIDPRHASSLQMQSELSLQQKRLTAALMPVNIER